The Candidatus Nitrosymbiomonas proteolyticus genome has a segment encoding these proteins:
- a CDS encoding aerobic respiration control sensor protein ArcB: MRKLLERVRSTSIRVKLTVFFAGMSCLALVGASAAIFTIISNKQKSQLLDQSAALSGVIAQNISAAVAFGDKEAAYRMLSSLSTTNDFESAAVYDSEGQLLSAWKTRRSTVEPSLAAKPQVGAFIKHDRIQAVAEVKVQGEVLGHVVSYGSMEPFLKQQNDFLRMIMTVVLLTIAGSVLIGSVVQRLISRPIVKLLTTLKSVGESGDYSVRLESKNNDELGQLIHQFNRTIQEVERRDAELYRDKQSLESRVRQRTVELEREIVERERMQEELRQSTARLQDFIDNAPVGIKWLGPDGTIQDANLAELNIVKLDRESYLGNKFRMYFVDPGEADRILGLLLSGATVESEDALVISSSGEIRTVEISANAMRSGGSVTHFRCFMRDVTEIKAAEEAEREREEAERRNQAKNEFLSRMSHELRTPMNSILGFAQLLEMEELSERQRNNVRHILRGGRHLLNLINEVLNISRIESGAISVSLESLAFEPVIEEVLGLIKPMAEQSGISVEAPAKEQASQWFLGDKQSTIQILINLMSNAIKYNSPNGVARIRIENVDSENVRLMIEDTGPGVPTDRASRLFTPFDRLGAEQSKVEGTGLGLAHSRRLAEAMGATLEFDSSYEGGARFLLTLPTGRSMSLEESASSRVASGTRFTVLLVEDNQANIKLIESILNARGDISLLVSMQGSLGVEIAKKHNPDLILLDSNLPDITGAEVLKEIRADSALQSTPVIVISASNDKDSLATFHKYGVVANLSKPLDIEQFQDALNSLLKSERNHAA, from the coding sequence GTGAGGAAACTTCTCGAACGGGTACGCAGCACCTCGATCCGAGTGAAGCTGACGGTCTTCTTCGCCGGCATGAGTTGCCTCGCCCTAGTAGGCGCAAGCGCGGCGATCTTCACGATCATCTCGAACAAGCAAAAGAGCCAACTGCTGGACCAATCCGCCGCGCTCTCCGGAGTGATCGCGCAGAACATCTCCGCGGCCGTCGCGTTCGGTGACAAAGAAGCGGCTTACCGGATGCTGTCGTCTCTGTCGACGACCAATGATTTCGAAAGTGCTGCCGTTTACGATAGCGAGGGGCAGCTATTGAGCGCTTGGAAGACTCGGAGGTCCACGGTGGAGCCGTCGCTGGCCGCAAAACCCCAGGTGGGTGCCTTCATCAAACACGATCGCATTCAAGCGGTCGCCGAGGTGAAGGTCCAGGGCGAGGTGCTGGGTCATGTGGTCAGTTACGGCAGCATGGAGCCGTTCCTCAAACAACAGAACGACTTTTTGCGCATGATCATGACGGTCGTTCTGCTTACGATAGCGGGCTCCGTGTTGATCGGAAGCGTGGTCCAGCGGCTGATCTCCCGACCCATCGTCAAGTTGCTCACCACCCTGAAATCGGTGGGTGAGTCCGGCGACTACTCCGTGCGACTGGAGTCCAAGAACAACGACGAGTTGGGTCAGCTCATCCACCAGTTCAACCGTACCATTCAGGAAGTCGAGAGGCGGGACGCCGAGCTTTACCGAGACAAGCAGTCGCTCGAATCCCGAGTCCGGCAGCGCACGGTCGAGTTGGAACGCGAGATCGTCGAGCGCGAGCGGATGCAAGAGGAGTTGAGGCAAAGCACCGCAAGGCTCCAAGACTTCATCGACAACGCTCCGGTTGGGATCAAGTGGCTCGGTCCCGACGGAACGATTCAAGACGCCAATTTGGCCGAGCTGAACATCGTCAAACTCGACCGCGAGTCCTACTTGGGCAACAAGTTCCGGATGTACTTTGTCGATCCTGGCGAAGCCGACCGCATTCTCGGACTGCTCCTTTCCGGCGCGACCGTCGAGTCGGAAGACGCGCTCGTGATTTCGTCTTCCGGCGAAATCCGTACCGTCGAGATCAGCGCGAATGCCATGCGCTCGGGAGGCAGCGTCACGCACTTCCGTTGCTTCATGAGGGACGTTACGGAGATCAAGGCCGCCGAAGAGGCCGAACGCGAGCGGGAAGAAGCCGAGCGTCGGAACCAGGCCAAGAACGAGTTCCTCTCTCGTATGAGCCACGAACTTCGAACCCCGATGAACTCGATTCTCGGGTTCGCGCAACTGCTGGAGATGGAGGAGCTTTCGGAGCGTCAGCGCAACAACGTGCGCCACATTTTGCGGGGCGGCAGGCACCTTCTCAACCTCATCAACGAAGTCTTGAACATCTCAAGGATCGAGTCAGGCGCGATCTCGGTTTCCCTCGAAAGCCTTGCGTTTGAACCCGTGATCGAGGAGGTGCTCGGGCTCATCAAGCCGATGGCCGAACAATCGGGCATTTCCGTCGAGGCGCCCGCCAAGGAACAGGCGTCGCAGTGGTTCTTGGGCGACAAGCAAAGCACGATCCAAATCCTCATCAACTTGATGTCGAACGCGATCAAGTACAACTCCCCCAACGGGGTCGCTCGAATCCGAATTGAGAACGTGGACAGCGAGAACGTTCGCCTGATGATCGAGGACACGGGTCCGGGCGTCCCAACGGATAGGGCCTCTCGGCTCTTCACTCCGTTTGACCGCCTGGGCGCGGAACAATCCAAGGTCGAAGGAACAGGGCTGGGGTTGGCGCATTCGAGAAGGTTGGCGGAGGCGATGGGAGCGACGCTCGAGTTCGATAGCTCGTATGAGGGAGGCGCGCGCTTCTTGCTCACTCTCCCGACCGGCCGATCGATGAGTCTGGAAGAATCGGCGTCCAGCAGGGTCGCCAGCGGCACACGATTTACCGTCCTGCTCGTCGAAGACAACCAGGCCAACATCAAGCTGATCGAGTCGATCCTCAACGCGCGGGGCGACATTTCGCTGCTCGTTTCGATGCAGGGTTCCTTGGGAGTCGAGATCGCCAAGAAACACAATCCCGACCTGATCCTGCTCGACTCGAACCTGCCCGACATCACCGGAGCAGAAGTCCTCAAGGAAATCCGGGCCGATTCTGCGCTGCAAAGTACGCCGGTCATCGTGATTTCTGCCTCCAACGATAAAGATTCGCTCGCAACTTTCCATAAATACGGAGTAGTGGCAAACCTATCGAAACCGCTGGACATCGAGCAGTTTCAGGATGCGCTGAATAGCCTGTTGAAGTCGGAGCGAAACCATGCTGCATAA
- a CDS encoding two-component system response regulator: MLHNESELQDCRILVVDDNQANLAFLEQVLDVSGFQNVRTLSEGPETPGVFAEYHPDLLILDLHMPGMDGFEVLEQLRDVTSHFDFVPVLVFTADVASETRRRALSAGASDFLTKPGDVFEIKLRVCNFLRMRLLYKALRAANSELHEDVSKASLELQELHTELVERLALVAEYRDDDTGHHARRVGLVAGMIAEQLGMPPEEVEVVRTSALLHDIGKVGIPDTILLKPGILTPDEIEVIRTHTTIGSKVLSGSQSAFLQAAEIIARTHHERWDGKGYPNGLQGEEIPLLGRIVSVADVFDALTSKRTYKEAVGRDEAISVVRSESGKAFDPNVVEAFLSAMQQVDASCKKLGTAA, translated from the coding sequence ATGCTGCATAACGAATCCGAATTGCAGGACTGTCGAATCTTGGTGGTCGACGACAACCAAGCGAATCTGGCGTTTCTGGAGCAGGTCCTCGACGTCTCTGGCTTTCAGAACGTGCGGACGCTCTCAGAAGGGCCGGAAACGCCGGGTGTGTTCGCCGAGTACCACCCTGACCTCTTGATCTTGGACCTGCACATGCCGGGCATGGACGGCTTTGAGGTTCTCGAACAGCTCCGCGACGTGACGTCCCACTTCGACTTCGTTCCTGTGCTGGTCTTCACCGCCGACGTGGCGTCCGAAACTCGGCGTCGAGCCCTCAGCGCGGGCGCAAGCGACTTTCTCACGAAGCCAGGAGACGTTTTCGAGATCAAGCTGCGCGTGTGCAACTTCCTTCGCATGAGGCTCCTGTACAAGGCTCTTCGAGCCGCGAACTCAGAACTCCACGAAGACGTCTCCAAGGCCAGCTTAGAACTTCAGGAACTTCATACCGAACTCGTCGAGCGTCTGGCTCTGGTGGCAGAATACCGCGACGATGACACGGGCCATCACGCTCGGCGCGTGGGGCTCGTCGCGGGGATGATCGCCGAACAACTCGGCATGCCGCCCGAAGAGGTTGAAGTCGTCCGAACTTCTGCGCTGCTGCACGACATCGGTAAAGTCGGGATTCCCGATACGATCCTGCTGAAGCCGGGAATCCTTACCCCCGACGAAATCGAGGTCATTCGAACCCACACCACAATCGGTTCGAAGGTCCTTTCTGGAAGCCAATCAGCGTTCTTGCAGGCCGCAGAAATTATCGCGCGAACGCATCACGAGCGGTGGGACGGCAAGGGCTACCCGAACGGTCTGCAGGGCGAGGAGATTCCGCTGTTGGGGCGAATCGTAAGCGTTGCGGACGTCTTCGATGCCTTGACGAGCAAGCGAACCTACAAAGAAGCCGTTGGGCGCGACGAGGCGATCTCCGTCGTTCGCTCCGAAAGCGGGAAGGCATTCGATCCTAACGTTGTCGAAGCGTTCCTCTCGGCTATGCAGCAAGTCGACGCATCGTGCAAAAAACTCGGCACCGCCGCCTAG
- a CDS encoding flagellar motor switch protein FliM — protein sequence MSEILSQEEIASLLNAAEQATDEMPAPQQAETNTSRASGLRSRTRAPIAYELYDFRRPDKFSKEQLRTLQMLHETFARLAGSSLSAYLRTPVNIDLISIEQVPFEEYLRSISQSVFNILSLPPLSGQAVLELEFGIAFTMVDRMLGGPGRAISRSVLTDVERPLVRQLVERLFAGLKSAWEGVVVADPTIEGMETSAQFVQIAPPNDIVVTILFEVRIGDQRGAMSLCIPYLLLKPITTKLSAQKWFATGPRRANHSTRNQITSHIAGARVECAIRLGEAQMRTREVLGLKVGDIVRLDQGATDPVCLYVGNVPKFEGRPALQGSKLVFAISHPVSN from the coding sequence GTGTCGGAAATCCTTTCGCAAGAAGAGATCGCGTCGCTGCTGAACGCCGCTGAACAAGCGACGGACGAGATGCCCGCGCCTCAGCAAGCCGAGACAAACACCTCTCGTGCTTCAGGCTTGCGAAGCCGCACGAGGGCTCCCATTGCCTACGAGCTTTACGACTTCCGAAGACCCGACAAGTTCAGCAAGGAACAGCTCCGAACTCTTCAGATGCTGCATGAGACGTTCGCGCGACTTGCCGGTTCCTCGCTCTCCGCGTACCTCCGCACCCCGGTGAATATCGACTTGATCAGCATCGAGCAGGTGCCGTTCGAGGAGTACCTCCGAAGCATCAGCCAATCGGTCTTCAATATCCTTTCGCTTCCGCCGCTTTCGGGCCAGGCCGTCCTCGAACTTGAGTTCGGGATCGCCTTTACGATGGTGGACCGGATGCTCGGCGGCCCAGGCAGGGCCATCTCCCGCTCGGTATTGACCGACGTCGAGCGGCCCCTGGTCCGGCAACTGGTCGAACGGCTCTTTGCGGGGCTGAAGTCGGCATGGGAGGGCGTGGTCGTCGCCGACCCCACCATCGAAGGAATGGAGACGAGCGCGCAGTTCGTGCAGATCGCCCCGCCCAACGACATCGTCGTCACCATTTTGTTCGAGGTCCGGATCGGAGACCAGCGCGGAGCGATGAGTCTCTGCATCCCCTATCTCCTCCTGAAGCCCATCACCACCAAGCTCAGCGCGCAGAAGTGGTTCGCCACGGGCCCCCGCCGAGCCAACCATTCGACCCGCAACCAAATCACATCGCACATCGCCGGCGCGAGGGTCGAATGCGCCATTCGACTTGGAGAAGCCCAGATGCGGACCCGCGAGGTGCTCGGGCTGAAGGTCGGCGATATTGTCAGGCTCGACCAAGGCGCCACCGATCCTGTATGCCTTTACGTGGGGAACGTGCCCAAGTTCGAGGGCCGTCCCGCGCTCCAAGGCTCCAAGCTCGTTTTTGCCATCTCCCACCCTGTCAGCAACTAA
- a CDS encoding flagellar motor switch protein FliN, with product MESIHPSLFDRFTALQADLWQQVSLRVSETAGQALTIGGEVEIKQLPLDALSTLEDPVLLVRFAFGDTPENMQLLWLSGETAKQLLKATKSVEAEAFDESHVGELRTVMESMVQGICVGITDLHGSPVVATGLSVRFQPVEAPENFKSVETILHVAAPITASGVEGKLFWMLDPSTCGWMLGDSDGLDAGRSEPFGSLEAPTSFGGSSMGADSAGIELLLDIPLEISVELGRLKMLIRDVLDLGTGSIVEIDRAAGEPVDVMVNGRLVAKGEVVVIEDNFGVRITEILTPQERLEKLNEVA from the coding sequence ATGGAATCGATTCATCCGTCCTTGTTCGATCGCTTTACCGCGCTCCAAGCCGACCTTTGGCAACAAGTTTCGTTGAGGGTCAGCGAGACTGCCGGCCAAGCCCTCACGATCGGGGGCGAGGTCGAGATCAAGCAACTGCCGCTCGATGCGCTCTCCACGCTCGAAGACCCAGTGCTGCTCGTCCGGTTCGCGTTCGGCGATACGCCGGAGAACATGCAGCTCCTTTGGCTATCCGGCGAAACTGCAAAGCAACTTCTGAAAGCGACGAAAAGCGTCGAGGCCGAGGCGTTCGATGAGAGCCATGTTGGCGAGCTCCGAACCGTGATGGAATCGATGGTCCAGGGGATTTGCGTCGGGATTACCGACCTGCATGGGAGTCCAGTGGTGGCGACGGGGCTGAGCGTCCGGTTTCAACCGGTTGAAGCTCCCGAGAACTTCAAGTCCGTCGAGACGATCCTTCATGTTGCGGCACCGATCACGGCGTCCGGAGTCGAAGGGAAGCTGTTTTGGATGCTCGATCCCAGTACCTGCGGCTGGATGCTCGGCGACTCCGATGGTCTGGACGCGGGCAGGAGCGAGCCGTTTGGCTCTCTCGAAGCCCCCACATCCTTCGGCGGGTCGTCGATGGGCGCAGACTCCGCAGGCATCGAACTGCTCCTCGACATCCCACTCGAAATTAGCGTCGAACTCGGACGCCTCAAGATGCTCATCCGCGACGTGCTCGATTTGGGAACGGGCTCCATTGTCGAAATCGACCGAGCCGCCGGCGAGCCCGTCGACGTGATGGTGAATGGGAGGCTCGTCGCGAAGGGCGAAGTCGTGGTCATCGAGGACAACTTCGGCGTTCGCATCACCGAGATCCTGACCCCGCAAGAACGCTTGGAGAAGCTGAACGAGGTTGCGTAA
- a CDS encoding flagellar basal body protein FliL, translated as MSETVEETPKKKGGPKLPILLALVILLAGGGYFAFKLKSSGKAAEKPKVELGEVVALDEFLVNLNSGTAYLRAEISLQLRKGYEKADFDKNLAAVRDAIVMELSSKQMGEVTTMEGKIALKRRLAEAINKVLAISEPEKAAKPEPKNGPKAKKPTEEPAQAASQPGQPKNPDWDSDEGPVLRVFFTGFTTQ; from the coding sequence ATGTCCGAAACCGTCGAAGAGACACCCAAGAAGAAGGGTGGCCCCAAGTTGCCAATCCTGCTGGCGCTCGTGATTCTGCTTGCGGGCGGCGGCTACTTTGCGTTCAAGCTCAAGTCCTCAGGCAAAGCTGCCGAAAAGCCCAAGGTCGAACTGGGCGAAGTTGTGGCTTTGGATGAGTTCCTCGTGAACCTCAACTCCGGGACCGCCTACTTGCGAGCCGAAATCTCGCTTCAGCTTCGAAAGGGCTACGAGAAGGCGGACTTCGACAAGAACCTCGCCGCTGTCCGGGACGCCATCGTCATGGAGCTCTCCAGCAAGCAGATGGGCGAAGTCACCACCATGGAGGGAAAGATCGCGCTGAAGCGGCGACTCGCCGAAGCGATCAACAAGGTGTTGGCGATCTCTGAGCCCGAAAAGGCGGCCAAGCCCGAACCCAAGAATGGGCCGAAAGCCAAGAAGCCCACAGAGGAGCCCGCCCAAGCGGCATCCCAACCTGGCCAACCGAAAAACCCCGACTGGGATTCGGACGAGGGCCCCGTGCTGCGAGTCTTCTTCACCGGGTTCACCACCCAGTAA
- a CDS encoding phenylalanyl-tRNA synthetase subunit beta — MLREYVDTTLEASALAHLFTMAGFEVESVEEVEGEPVLDVNIMANRGDGLSILGLAREVAAKDPAARRTPLFDRLSGLAARSSNEGSGSAKFSIDILTEHCSRYAAGLFEINAVPTPPMIQRRLLQMGMRPISLIVDLTNYVMLELGQPLHAFDFDKVRDGKIVVRQAREGEVLVTLDGVERKLNPEMMMICDSERPIALAGVMGGLETEFSGSTQRVLLESAHFNYRSVRRTRRSLGMSTEASYRFERGVDPEGVVRAIQRFSELLEEAGGGRLSGGVVDLYPSPPVREAIQLRMSRSDALLGMSVSPSSAKGYLQALGFEVEGAESPFTVAAPTWRTDIEREVDLIEEIGRVHGYEHIPEKLPEGSTTPGGVVGESREVDRLREELVRCGLVQVVNYSFESESPLDDPNLTKVGPRNPVSQDVALLRSCLWQGLAESCRRNGGMDVHLFEMGRVFGGDVSGVQERRELAILSVGSLVEKHWSDSQSVAVGFYSLKECVERTIAAVERPIRFEPAPADPRLHPTRQAAIVSAEGNVLGHCGQIHPDVADQVGLSPETFLARLTIDDLLAIPRSARKLAPVSRNPAVRRDMAVLVSKSVPFEAMRERIVEACGEVLERLWVFDVFEGSSLPEGTHSVGVALQLRKLGQNLTDEEANQVRDRAAKALESLGARLR; from the coding sequence ATGCTCCGTGAGTACGTAGATACGACGCTAGAGGCGTCAGCACTTGCCCACCTGTTTACGATGGCGGGGTTTGAAGTGGAGTCAGTTGAGGAGGTCGAAGGCGAGCCGGTGTTGGACGTCAACATCATGGCCAACCGCGGGGACGGCTTGTCGATTCTTGGACTCGCGCGCGAGGTCGCCGCAAAGGACCCTGCGGCCCGCCGAACGCCGCTTTTCGACCGCCTTTCGGGCTTGGCCGCGCGATCCAGTAACGAAGGCTCGGGTTCGGCGAAGTTCTCCATCGACATCCTCACGGAACATTGCAGCAGGTATGCGGCAGGGCTCTTCGAGATCAACGCCGTTCCGACTCCCCCGATGATCCAGCGGCGGCTCCTCCAAATGGGGATGCGCCCGATTTCTCTCATCGTCGACCTCACCAACTACGTGATGCTCGAACTGGGGCAACCTCTGCACGCGTTCGACTTCGACAAGGTTCGCGACGGCAAAATCGTGGTGCGGCAAGCACGAGAAGGTGAGGTCCTGGTGACGCTCGACGGCGTGGAGCGGAAACTGAACCCTGAGATGATGATGATTTGCGACTCCGAGCGGCCGATCGCACTGGCGGGAGTGATGGGGGGCCTCGAAACCGAGTTTTCGGGATCGACGCAGCGGGTACTTCTGGAGTCGGCGCACTTCAACTACCGTTCGGTCCGCCGAACCCGCCGCTCGCTCGGAATGTCCACCGAAGCGTCGTATCGGTTTGAGCGGGGGGTTGATCCCGAAGGCGTGGTGCGGGCGATCCAGCGGTTCTCGGAGCTACTGGAAGAAGCCGGCGGGGGACGACTTTCCGGCGGTGTGGTGGACCTCTACCCAAGCCCTCCGGTCCGCGAGGCAATCCAGCTTCGCATGAGTAGGAGCGACGCGCTGCTGGGAATGTCGGTCAGTCCCAGTTCTGCGAAGGGCTACTTGCAGGCGTTGGGGTTTGAGGTCGAAGGTGCGGAGTCTCCATTTACTGTGGCCGCGCCGACCTGGCGCACCGACATCGAACGCGAGGTGGACCTGATCGAAGAGATCGGACGGGTTCACGGCTACGAGCACATCCCGGAAAAACTGCCCGAGGGATCGACGACTCCAGGCGGCGTCGTAGGCGAATCCCGCGAAGTCGATCGGCTGCGGGAAGAGTTGGTTCGGTGCGGGCTCGTTCAGGTCGTAAACTACAGTTTCGAGTCCGAGAGCCCGCTGGACGACCCGAACCTGACGAAAGTCGGACCCCGAAACCCGGTTTCTCAAGACGTTGCGTTGTTGAGGTCGTGTCTGTGGCAAGGGCTTGCCGAATCGTGCCGACGCAACGGCGGCATGGACGTACACCTCTTTGAGATGGGTCGCGTATTCGGTGGCGACGTCAGCGGAGTCCAGGAGCGCAGGGAGTTAGCGATCCTCTCCGTGGGGTCGCTCGTCGAGAAGCACTGGTCGGATTCCCAGTCGGTCGCAGTAGGTTTTTACTCCCTGAAGGAGTGCGTCGAGCGAACGATCGCAGCGGTCGAGCGTCCCATTCGGTTTGAGCCTGCGCCCGCCGACCCGAGGTTGCATCCGACCCGCCAAGCCGCGATAGTTTCGGCAGAGGGCAACGTGCTCGGCCATTGCGGCCAAATCCACCCAGACGTGGCCGACCAAGTGGGGCTTTCGCCGGAGACGTTTCTGGCAAGGCTCACGATCGACGATCTGTTGGCGATTCCCCGATCCGCTCGGAAGCTCGCTCCCGTGAGCCGGAACCCTGCCGTCCGAAGAGACATGGCGGTGCTCGTATCCAAGTCAGTGCCGTTTGAGGCGATGCGGGAGCGGATCGTCGAGGCCTGTGGCGAGGTTCTGGAGCGGCTCTGGGTGTTCGACGTGTTCGAAGGATCGAGCCTCCCAGAAGGAACCCATAGCGTCGGCGTGGCCTTGCAGCTTCGGAAGCTCGGCCAGAACCTTACCGACGAGGAAGCGAACCAGGTGCGGGATCGGGCCGCAAAGGCGCTGGAATCGCTCGGCGCGAGATTGCGATAG
- a CDS encoding thiol-disulfide isomerase and thioredoxin, which translates to MKFTAIIAATGVLAIGMATGTQDTKSFVGKPMPKFALTTVQGASLTNENLKGKPVLFDFWATWCGPCKAAAPHVQAIYEKYKARGLVVIGANVFEGRGGQPTGPKPALDYATEHKYTYAFTFDSDALAKALAVNGIPTFVLMDPKGTIDSVWVGFGKNTGEQIEARVQTMLPK; encoded by the coding sequence TTGAAATTCACCGCAATTATTGCCGCGACCGGGGTGCTGGCGATCGGAATGGCGACCGGGACTCAGGACACCAAGAGCTTCGTTGGAAAACCGATGCCGAAATTCGCGCTGACCACCGTTCAGGGCGCTTCTCTCACCAATGAAAACCTGAAGGGCAAGCCCGTACTGTTCGATTTTTGGGCAACGTGGTGCGGCCCCTGCAAGGCCGCCGCGCCGCATGTGCAGGCGATCTATGAGAAGTACAAGGCGCGGGGACTCGTCGTGATCGGCGCGAACGTGTTTGAAGGCAGAGGCGGCCAACCAACGGGTCCCAAGCCCGCACTGGACTATGCCACCGAGCATAAGTACACGTACGCGTTCACCTTTGACAGTGACGCGCTCGCCAAGGCGCTCGCAGTGAACGGAATTCCGACGTTTGTGCTCATGGACCCGAAGGGCACGATCGACAGCGTGTGGGTCGGTTTCGGCAAGAACACCGGCGAGCAGATCGAAGCGCGCGTCCAAACGATGCTTCCGAAGTAA
- a CDS encoding TonB-dependent heme/hemoglobin receptor family protein, whose protein sequence is MKRHLWRLSVCGLLGTCAFTSAQDLNQLGIDDLMNIKVTTLSKQAKAAGGLPAAIYVITSEDFARLGATSVPEVLRIVPGLHVARIEGNSWMVSIRGFNGRYANKLLVLVDGRSIYSPLHNGVHWDFQEFNLEGIERIEVIRGPGGILWGSNAVNGIINIITKDAADTVGGYVQADTSAIASRSLAAHFGAQANEGTYFRVYGNARRNLGFEEVMTGMKSHPSDHVNGGIRVDITPSPTEKFELSFRNSSNHGSQSVFLPIPTPPYQSVVSVSTPSNKTSLSGRYEWASSSTTTSEVLFSFEKSNRNDFTMHEHRGTSDFEFKTIHTLPNFSQIVWGVNYRDTSDYIDEATTFAVEPGFANDRVFGVYGHSEFALNGSSTMSVGARLEKNDYSGWEFQPNARIAWHPKDTETAWLGASRAVRVPSRGDAHANILVQYSDGPGMPMALRLFGNPDYQPETVESFEAGYRIQPNDSSYYDIAIFHNRYRNLRTFEPEDPYVEPGPIPVLVTPFRFGNKLSATTYGIEIAGSWKLPSNWDAQASYSYLHDSFRFDADSGDPFGPYETDRLGSTPAQIANLIVSGPVAPNLRFTGSAYFVGALEGRDVPGYSRIDAQLTWSGNNGMQAFVGVQNLLQSKHLEAFPEIGASPTYVPRSFYGGLRWRY, encoded by the coding sequence ATGAAAAGGCATCTTTGGAGGCTGTCGGTTTGCGGTCTGTTGGGGACCTGCGCCTTCACCTCCGCGCAAGACCTGAACCAACTGGGGATCGACGACCTGATGAACATCAAGGTCACGACCCTTTCGAAGCAGGCGAAAGCCGCAGGCGGCCTGCCCGCGGCGATCTACGTGATTACGAGCGAGGACTTTGCCCGGCTAGGGGCGACGTCCGTTCCTGAGGTCCTTAGGATCGTTCCGGGGCTGCATGTCGCCAGGATCGAAGGCAACAGTTGGATGGTGTCCATTCGCGGGTTCAACGGAAGGTATGCGAACAAGCTGCTCGTGCTCGTTGATGGAAGGTCGATCTACTCTCCGCTTCATAACGGCGTTCACTGGGACTTCCAGGAGTTCAACCTCGAAGGCATTGAGCGGATCGAGGTGATCCGAGGTCCCGGCGGCATTCTCTGGGGCTCCAACGCGGTCAACGGCATCATCAACATCATCACCAAGGACGCCGCCGACACCGTCGGAGGGTATGTCCAAGCGGACACCTCCGCGATCGCTTCGAGATCGCTGGCGGCGCATTTCGGCGCACAAGCGAACGAAGGCACGTACTTCCGGGTTTATGGCAACGCGAGGCGCAACCTCGGCTTCGAGGAAGTGATGACGGGGATGAAATCACATCCGAGCGACCACGTCAACGGTGGCATCCGCGTCGACATCACGCCGTCCCCCACCGAGAAGTTCGAGCTCAGCTTCCGCAATAGCTCGAACCATGGAAGCCAGTCCGTGTTTCTGCCGATTCCAACGCCGCCCTATCAGTCCGTGGTCAGCGTTAGTACGCCTTCGAACAAGACCAGCTTGTCGGGACGCTACGAATGGGCCTCCTCGTCCACGACGACCAGCGAAGTCCTGTTTTCGTTCGAGAAGTCCAATCGGAACGACTTTACGATGCACGAGCATCGGGGGACGTCAGACTTCGAGTTCAAGACGATCCACACCCTTCCCAATTTCAGCCAGATCGTGTGGGGGGTCAACTACCGGGACACCTCCGACTACATCGACGAAGCGACGACGTTCGCCGTTGAGCCGGGTTTCGCGAACGACCGAGTCTTCGGCGTCTATGGCCATTCGGAGTTCGCTCTCAACGGTTCTTCGACGATGAGCGTGGGCGCCAGGCTCGAGAAGAACGACTATTCGGGGTGGGAGTTCCAGCCCAACGCGCGTATCGCTTGGCACCCCAAGGACACTGAAACCGCTTGGTTGGGCGCATCGAGGGCCGTTCGCGTGCCCAGCCGAGGCGACGCCCACGCCAACATCTTGGTTCAGTACAGCGACGGACCCGGGATGCCGATGGCGCTACGGCTGTTCGGAAACCCCGACTACCAGCCTGAGACCGTGGAGTCCTTCGAGGCCGGTTACAGGATTCAGCCCAACGACTCCTCGTACTACGACATCGCGATCTTTCACAACCGGTATCGCAACCTTCGGACGTTTGAACCCGAGGACCCGTATGTCGAGCCGGGTCCGATCCCCGTTCTCGTAACGCCCTTCCGCTTCGGGAACAAGCTCTCGGCCACGACGTACGGCATCGAGATTGCGGGATCATGGAAGCTCCCCTCGAACTGGGACGCGCAAGCGAGCTACTCGTACTTGCACGATTCCTTCCGATTCGATGCGGATTCGGGCGACCCATTCGGCCCGTACGAAACCGACCGACTCGGAAGCACCCCCGCGCAGATCGCGAATTTGATTGTCTCAGGGCCGGTAGCTCCCAATCTGCGGTTCACCGGTTCGGCGTACTTTGTCGGAGCGCTGGAGGGACGGGATGTTCCCGGTTATTCCCGAATCGATGCTCAATTGACGTGGTCGGGCAACAACGGGATGCAGGCTTTCGTGGGAGTTCAGAACCTCCTTCAGTCCAAGCACCTCGAGGCCTTCCCCGAGATTGGCGCTTCGCCCACGTATGTCCCTCGCTCGTTCTACGGAGGACTTCGGTGGCGATACTGA